One Methanobacteriaceae archaeon genomic region harbors:
- a CDS encoding low temperature requirement protein A, whose protein sequence is MKIRKDIILPPRLRSIDEEEEERHAEWLELLYDLVFVAAVSILALNLSLDYSFIGLLKSIPLFFVIWWGWVGHTFFLSRFGTDDLFDRFLTMLQMIAVAAMAVNVEDAYSFSGSSFAVSYAFLRIILVYEHYRAGKHIKEAKPLTNHFCKGFGLAALIWFISAFVPIPFRFILWGIALIIDIITAITAAEEQFKLPPHSTHLPERFGLFTIILIGEAVVSIVFTINTIGFVFLAEITGIFGLIIAFCIWWSYFEEAKGAEAKVIESGNKVSKYQLWLYSHFPLLLGIVTVAIGIKHVIYLDLEEFLPSYEAWLLCFSLALTFLSLNFIHLSSYSLEECKNRVLIIFRMPYYTVIILILMTGFLGNLVPGWAFLGILTVLCLIKVIISLREVPKDLVCEL, encoded by the coding sequence ATGAAAATTAGAAAAGATATAATTCTACCGCCACGGCTGCGTTCTATTGATGAAGAAGAGGAGGAGAGACATGCTGAGTGGCTAGAGCTTTTGTATGATCTAGTTTTTGTAGCAGCTGTTTCCATATTGGCCCTTAATTTAAGTTTAGATTATTCTTTCATAGGTCTTTTAAAGTCCATTCCCTTATTTTTTGTTATTTGGTGGGGATGGGTAGGCCATACTTTTTTCCTATCCCGCTTCGGTACCGACGACCTTTTTGATAGATTTTTAACTATGTTACAGATGATAGCTGTAGCAGCCATGGCCGTCAATGTTGAAGACGCATATAGTTTCAGTGGATCCAGCTTTGCAGTATCTTACGCATTTTTAAGAATTATTCTGGTATATGAACATTATAGGGCTGGTAAACACATTAAAGAAGCTAAACCACTCACAAATCATTTCTGTAAGGGTTTTGGATTAGCTGCTTTGATTTGGTTTATATCGGCATTTGTTCCTATCCCTTTTCGGTTTATTTTATGGGGAATAGCACTAATAATTGATATAATAACGGCTATTACTGCCGCTGAAGAACAATTTAAACTACCTCCCCATTCCACCCATCTTCCAGAACGTTTTGGGCTTTTTACCATAATCTTAATAGGTGAAGCAGTGGTAAGTATTGTATTTACCATAAATACTATTGGATTTGTGTTTTTAGCTGAAATTACAGGGATATTTGGTTTGATAATCGCATTTTGTATATGGTGGAGTTATTTTGAAGAAGCAAAAGGTGCTGAGGCCAAAGTAATCGAATCTGGAAATAAGGTTAGTAAATATCAGTTATGGTTATATTCTCACTTTCCATTACTTTTAGGAATAGTAACTGTTGCTATTGGTATAAAACACGTCATATATTTGGACCTAGAAGAATTCCTACCATCTTATGAGGCATGGCTTCTTTGTTTCTCCCTGGCCCTAACCTTTTTATCCTTAAATTTTATCCATTTATCTTCTTATAGCCTTGAAGAGTGTAAAAATAGGGTATTAATTATATTCCGGATGCCTTATTACACGGTTATAATACTGATTTTAATGACGGGATTTTTAGGAAATTTAGTTCCAGGATGGGCCTTTTTAGGAATTTTAACTGTTTTATGTTTGATAAAGGTTATTATTTCCTTAAGGGAAGTTCCAAAAGACCTGGTTTGTGAATTATGA
- a CDS encoding ATP-binding protein, which produces MDYYHDEKMQRLFEILKQPKTLEEIDLSESFIKNLILKVISNYGHIKVNHIHEITGLSINILEKCLNDMEEEDLCAAIGGGFMFPSVTFTIKKVGKTQADHLSEENPYVGIAPVAYDTYYKIMEIQLKGRFPQKIPQEVIDKTFEEVVGNENGKRTLIESAIGGKGFFIYGLPGTGKTFITSKMSDLLPPILIPRYIEFSDHVIQLFDPDFHKECPEQPEDIRWVKIYAPFVFTGSELNSEKLETNFDPHKGVYETSPIIKANGGVLLLDDLGRQKEDHNNLLNRLIVPMENKKDMIYIKGAPMVVQTHFIPAFSTNLDITIMDEAHLRRAPLHIFLENPTLPEIVKVFKKNLDLLGEKYDPDVIKTFEKVYEPTRNGGEGLQPTFAHARDLAQIAQAVRIRKNEDIITSEIMDNALQQHVLIALQRRFTPALFDRIIRKKKDE; this is translated from the coding sequence ATGGATTACTACCATGATGAAAAAATGCAGAGATTATTTGAAATCCTCAAACAACCTAAAACTTTAGAAGAAATTGATCTCTCTGAAAGTTTTATAAAAAATCTTATTTTAAAGGTTATTTCAAATTATGGTCATATCAAAGTTAATCATATACATGAAATAACAGGACTCTCTATAAATATTCTAGAAAAATGCCTAAATGATATGGAAGAAGAAGATCTATGCGCTGCCATTGGGGGAGGTTTCATGTTTCCCAGCGTTACATTTACCATTAAAAAAGTGGGAAAAACTCAGGCAGATCACCTTTCAGAAGAGAATCCATACGTAGGTATTGCTCCAGTCGCTTATGATACATACTACAAAATTATGGAGATTCAATTAAAAGGTCGATTTCCCCAAAAAATACCTCAAGAAGTTATAGATAAAACATTTGAAGAAGTTGTAGGAAATGAGAATGGTAAAAGAACTTTGATTGAATCAGCAATTGGTGGAAAAGGATTTTTTATTTATGGGCTTCCAGGAACTGGAAAAACATTCATTACCAGTAAAATGTCAGATTTGTTACCGCCAATATTGATACCAAGATATATTGAGTTCAGTGACCATGTAATCCAATTATTTGACCCAGATTTTCATAAAGAGTGTCCTGAGCAACCAGAAGATATTCGTTGGGTCAAAATATACGCACCATTCGTTTTTACAGGATCTGAACTGAATAGTGAAAAATTAGAAACCAATTTTGATCCTCATAAAGGTGTTTATGAAACCTCACCCATTATTAAAGCCAATGGTGGTGTTCTATTACTGGATGATCTAGGTCGACAAAAAGAAGACCACAATAATCTTTTAAATCGTTTGATTGTACCTATGGAAAATAAAAAAGACATGATTTATATTAAAGGTGCTCCTATGGTCGTCCAAACACATTTCATACCTGCATTTTCAACAAACCTGGATATAACTATTATGGATGAAGCACATTTGAGGCGAGCACCATTACATATTTTCCTGGAAAACCCTACCTTGCCAGAGATAGTAAAAGTTTTTAAAAAAAATCTTGATTTACTTGGTGAAAAGTACGATCCAGATGTAATAAAAACATTTGAAAAAGTGTATGAACCTACCAGAAATGGTGGTGAAGGCCTACAACCAACCTTTGCCCATGCAAGGGATTTAGCCCAAATTGCTCAAGCAGTTAGAATCCGAAAAAATGAAGATATTATAACTTCGGAAATTATGGATAATGCACTCCAACAGCACGTTTTAATTGCTTTACAGAGAAGATTTACTCCTGCTTTATTTGATAGAATTATTCGGAAGAAGAAAGATGAATAA
- a CDS encoding adenylosuccinate synthetase has product MTCSVLVGGGWGDEGKGKCITYLCHYDKPSIIARAGVGPNAGHSVEFNGEKYGLRLTPSGFVHTDAKMFIGAGVLVDPEVFLHEMDYLNKYNVKERTFVDYRCAIIEEQHKERDKASDHLFKKIGSTGTGCGPANSDRVMRTAKLASEIPELEDYTANVPLQINEALDQDQDVFIEGSQGFGLSLYYGTYPYVTSKDTTASTAAADVGVGPTRIDDVIAVFKSYITRVGEGPFPTEITQQKAEEMGLEEYGTVTGRRRRVGLFDMEMAKESCMINGATQIALTCVDRLYPECERTTDYSSLKPEIKRFIDEIEGETGVPVTIISTGPDLVDTIDLRDELL; this is encoded by the coding sequence ATGACATGCAGTGTTTTAGTCGGAGGCGGATGGGGTGACGAAGGTAAAGGTAAGTGTATTACTTATTTATGCCATTATGATAAACCCAGCATCATCGCCAGAGCAGGAGTAGGGCCTAATGCAGGCCACTCTGTAGAATTTAATGGTGAAAAATACGGTTTAAGGTTAACTCCTTCTGGATTTGTGCATACTGACGCTAAGATGTTTATAGGCGCAGGAGTACTAGTTGATCCAGAAGTATTCTTACATGAAATGGATTATTTAAACAAATATAATGTTAAAGAGCGAACATTTGTTGATTATCGCTGCGCTATAATAGAAGAACAACATAAAGAAAGAGATAAAGCCTCTGATCACCTTTTTAAGAAAATAGGGAGTACTGGTACTGGTTGCGGACCTGCTAACTCAGATAGAGTAATGAGAACAGCCAAACTGGCCAGTGAAATACCAGAACTTGAAGATTACACAGCTAATGTGCCTCTGCAAATAAATGAAGCTTTAGATCAAGACCAGGATGTTTTTATTGAAGGTTCACAGGGTTTTGGATTATCTCTGTACTATGGAACATATCCCTATGTGACCAGTAAAGACACTACTGCTAGTACTGCAGCAGCAGATGTAGGTGTGGGACCTACCCGTATCGATGACGTTATAGCTGTTTTTAAATCATATATAACTCGAGTAGGTGAAGGACCATTCCCAACAGAAATTACACAACAAAAAGCTGAAGAAATGGGACTTGAAGAGTACGGAACCGTTACTGGCAGACGAAGAAGAGTTGGTCTATTTGATATGGAAATGGCTAAAGAATCCTGTATGATAAATGGAGCAACACAAATCGCTTTGACATGTGTAGACCGTCTTTATCCAGAATGCGAACGAACAACTGATTATTCTTCGCTTAAACCAGAAATAAAAAGATTTATAGATGAAATTGAAGGAGAAACTGGAGTTCCTGTAACCATAATATCTACTGGCCCAGATCTAGTTGATACCATTGATTTAAGAGATGAATTACTTTAA
- the thiD gene encoding bifunctional hydroxymethylpyrimidine kinase/phosphomethylpyrimidine kinase: MLAISIAGFDPSGGAGILSDLKTFSALGIYGTGVITALTAQNVQRVSNIRPIELDFIEEQIDLILEDLPVIYGKTGMLYSKEIIKSVSKKISEYDLKIVVDPVMVAGSGSSLSQEGMASAIKKYLLKEALIVTPNVFEAELLSGINIETQEDAIESAYKIGKLCDVVVTGGHLDGDNILYNGQIRVISGELIESSNTHGSGCSFSAAITSYMSKGIEMEIAIKKADIFVKESIKNGHWGTLNQFWKNNINEK, translated from the coding sequence ATGTTAGCTATTTCCATTGCTGGTTTTGATCCTTCAGGAGGGGCAGGAATATTAAGTGATTTAAAGACATTTTCTGCACTTGGAATTTATGGAACGGGTGTAATTACTGCCTTAACTGCTCAAAATGTTCAAAGAGTTTCAAATATACGTCCCATAGAACTGGATTTTATTGAAGAGCAGATAGACTTAATTTTAGAAGATCTTCCAGTAATTTACGGGAAAACTGGAATGCTTTATTCAAAAGAAATCATAAAATCCGTTTCTAAAAAGATTTCAGAATATGATTTAAAAATAGTAGTTGACCCGGTAATGGTTGCCGGATCTGGAAGTTCTCTCTCACAAGAGGGAATGGCCAGTGCTATAAAAAAATACCTTTTAAAAGAGGCATTAATAGTCACCCCCAATGTTTTTGAAGCAGAATTACTTTCAGGAATCAATATTGAAACTCAAGAAGATGCTATTGAATCTGCTTACAAAATAGGAAAACTATGTGATGTGGTAGTTACAGGAGGCCATCTAGATGGGGATAATATCCTTTATAATGGCCAAATCAGAGTTATTAGCGGAGAATTAATAGAAAGTAGTAATACTCATGGGAGTGGATGCTCCTTTTCAGCAGCTATTACTTCTTATATGAGTAAAGGGATTGAAATGGAAATTGCCATTAAAAAAGCTGATATTTTCGTAAAAGAAAGCATTAAAAATGGTCATTGGGGTACTTTAAATCAATTCTGGAAGAATAATATAAATGAAAAATAA
- the cofC gene encoding 2-phospho-L-lactate guanylyltransferase, whose product MKSTYAIIPVSRFSHAKTRLSPTLTPSEREGLLKAMLTDVTMALKGAVDEVVVISADEDVLEFAYELGVTIIQEKGQTDLNGALKQAIEWCSENCSKVIITPSDIPLLSIANPKKFIEDSEKYDVVIAPAKGGGTNAIAFQPGAIELKFGDCSFFEHLQDAKNNELSFKIYDSFYLSLDVNTAEDLGEIILHGHDTHTQTYLKKLKLSAKPFHGSERLEIKRELI is encoded by the coding sequence ATGAAATCCACTTATGCAATAATTCCTGTTTCCAGGTTTTCCCATGCGAAAACACGGCTTTCTCCCACTTTAACCCCAAGTGAAAGAGAGGGTTTATTAAAGGCTATGTTAACTGATGTTACCATGGCCTTAAAAGGTGCTGTTGATGAAGTAGTGGTCATAAGCGCTGATGAAGATGTTCTTGAATTTGCATATGAATTAGGAGTAACAATTATTCAAGAAAAAGGCCAGACTGACTTGAATGGTGCTCTTAAACAGGCCATTGAATGGTGTTCTGAAAATTGTAGCAAAGTAATAATAACTCCTTCAGATATTCCATTACTAAGTATTGCTAATCCAAAAAAATTTATTGAAGATTCTGAGAAATATGATGTAGTAATTGCTCCTGCTAAAGGTGGTGGAACTAATGCGATTGCATTCCAACCTGGAGCAATTGAATTAAAATTCGGTGATTGCAGCTTCTTTGAACATTTGCAAGATGCAAAAAATAATGAACTTTCCTTTAAAATATATGATTCATTCTATCTTTCTCTGGATGTTAATACGGCAGAGGATTTAGGTGAAATTATTTTACATGGTCATGATACTCATACTCAAACATATTTAAAGAAACTAAAATTAAGTGCCAAGCCTTTTCACGGCTCAGAACGTTTAGAAATCAAAAGAGAATTAATATAA